Proteins from a genomic interval of Saccopteryx leptura isolate mSacLep1 chromosome 13, mSacLep1_pri_phased_curated, whole genome shotgun sequence:
- the CTXND1 gene encoding cortexin domain-containing 1 protein, giving the protein MEEPTPEPVYVDVDKGLTLACFVFLCLFLVVMIIRCAKVIMDPYSAIPTSTWEEQHLDD; this is encoded by the coding sequence ATGGAGGAGCCCACACCAGAGCCCGTCTACGTGGATGTGGACAAAGGCCTGACCTTGGCCTGCTttgtcttcctctgcctcttcctcgTCGTCATGATCATCCGCTGCGCCAAGGTCATCATGGACCCTTACAGCGCCATCCCCACGTCCACCTGGGAGGAGCAGCACCTGGACGACTGA